A part of Rhopalosiphum maidis isolate BTI-1 chromosome 3, ASM367621v3, whole genome shotgun sequence genomic DNA contains:
- the LOC113558254 gene encoding 52 kDa repressor of the inhibitor of the protein kinase-like, giving the protein MDNKIVEKNCNNPTISVVDVLTPCNAQVTSTNSNTCVSTMIDPDISEVVSTPCVSNDTNIIIYNSSDVGDFINIHPIPEDKKYSLLTNPYKPTINYNFKNDMASNSKRAFNLKGNTADRGNFVDLLKFRVDSGDNILSNHFDTASGKSKYISHRIQNEIIQICGQVIRNDIVSQVNNSVAFSLLADETADIAGKEQLSIGVRYIDINYVVHEEFIGFSEIHILNAEGVSRSILESTEKYGLNMLKLVGLGFDGCSTMSGKENGVQAIIRKIYPTACYFHCASHKLNLVVNDQNSIPEIRNTIGTVKEIIKFFRESILRRKLIPNIPLFCETRWSEKYKCIRLFDNNFIEIKNVLEKLSISSEANTVTRNRAFQLSSATSNSTFLISLKVIAYYSSVLEPVVTKLQGTSVNLHSVHKFVKTELLGILNKHRENSIEYFNTIFEEITEAANSLDFVLKIPRRTNHQSQRSNHNCSSNDSIKDYYRFQRYGLGTQRKLFEISIGTLTKSM; this is encoded by the exons ctaatagtaatacatgTGTCAGTACCATGATTGATCCAGACATATCTGAAGTAGTATCAACACCTT GTGTAAGTAACGAtactaacattataatatataattcgtcAGATGTTggagattttattaatattcatccaATACCAGAAGATAAAAAGTACAGTCTACTAACTAATCCATACAAaccaactataaattataattttaaaaatgacatgGCATCAAATTCTAAACGTGCATTTAATTTGaa AGGAAACACTGCTGATAGAGgtaattttgttgatttattaaaatttcgagTTGATTCaggtgataatattttatcgaaccATTTTGACACGGCCTCTGGGAAATCCAAATATATATCACATAGAattcaaaatgaaattattcaaatttgtgGTCAAGTAATTCGTAATGATATTGTATCCCAAGTCAATAATTCAGTTGCATTTTCTTTACTGGCTGATGAAACAGCAGATATTGCAGGAAAAGAACAATTATCTATTGGTGTaagatatattgatattaattatgtagtgCATGAGGAATTTATTGGATTTagtgaaatacatattttaaatgcagaAGGTGTATCAAGAAGTATATTAGAATCGACagaaaaatatggtttaaatatGTTGAAACTTGTTGGCTTAGGATTTGATGGTTGTTCAACCATGAGTGGCAAAGAAAATGGTGTACAGGCAATTATCCGAAAAATATATCCAACTGCTTGTTATTTTCATTGTGCTTCACATAAACTCAATTTAGTAGTTAACGATCAAAATTCAATTCCTGAAATCAGAAATACTATTGGTACTGTAAaggaaataattaagttttttagaGAAAGTATTTTGAGAAGAAAACTTATTccaaatattccattattttgtgAGACACGTTGGTCAGAAAAGTACAAATGTATACGGttatttgataacaattttattgaaattaaaaatgttcttgaAAAGTTATCTATTAGTTCAGAAGCAAATACTGTTACGAGAAATCGTGCGTTCCAACTTTCATCAGCCACATCAAATAGTACTTTTTTGATTAGTTTAAAAGTAATTGCTTATTACTCTTCTGTTCTAGAACCAGTTGTGACCAAATTACAAGGTACAAGTGTTAATCTTCATTCTGttcataaatttgttaaaacagAACTTCTTGGCATATTGAATAAACATAGAGAAAACAGCATagagtattttaatacaatttttgaggAAATCACTGAAGCAGCAAATAGCTTAgattttgtacttaaaatacCTCGAAGAACAAATCATCAGAGTCAACGATCAAATCATAATTGTTCATCAAATGATTCTATCAAAGATTATTACAGA TTTCAAAGATATGGACTCGGTACACAGAGaaagttatttgaaatttctatTGGTACACTAACAAAGTCCATGTGA
- the LOC113559293 gene encoding small ubiquitin-related modifier 3-like gives MIRYCEMKHLNRAKVRFLFDGRIIVDADTPSFLEIEDDDTIEVFGEQTSKPIHYSHYTVTLGPNRSQVKRSPA, from the exons ATGATAAGATATTGTGAAATGAAA CATTTAAATAGGGCAAAAGTAAGATTCCTTTTTGACGGAAGAATAATTGTTGACGCTGATACTCCTTCTTTTCTTGAAATAGAAGACGATGATACCATTGAAGTATTCGGGGAGCAAACAAGCAAACCAATACATTACAGTCATTATACTGTTACATTAGGACCGAACCGTTCCCAAGTTAAGCGAAGTCCTGCATGA
- the LOC113558253 gene encoding uncharacterized protein LOC113558253 — MSHVTKPSKAIILISSMHHLKEFDEDVQKPEIISYYNRTKGGVDSLDEKCSVYCTGRRTRRWPLAIFYRLFDISSVNSFVLHNSFKNNPILSRSDFMKKLAFELVKPELERRYENSCILRDIRFSIGRVLGMRKNLKDTPLYEGKLKKQKTCRICPPKLKRKTTFQCYLCGDPICLQCCKTVCSKCMGC; from the coding sequence ATGTCGCACGTGACTAAACCTAGTAaagcaattatattaatatcttctATGCACCATCTAAAAGAATTTGATGAAGATGTACAAAAGCcagaaattatttcatattacaaTAGAACTAAGGGAGGTGTGGATTCATTAGATGAAAAATGTTCGGTGTACTGTACCGGTCGTCGTACTCGCCGATGGCCATTGGCAATATTTTATCGTCTTTTTGATATCTCTAGTGTAAACTCATTTGTCTTAcacaattcatttaaaaataaccctATATTATCAAGATctgattttatgaaaaaacttGCGTTTGAGCTAGTGAAGCCTGAATTAGAACGAAGATACGAAAATAGTTGCATTTTGCGAGACATAAGATTTAGTATAGGAAGAGTTCTAGGAATGAGAAAAAATCTAAAAGACACGCCATTATATGAAggtaaattgaaaaaacaaaaaacttgcCGCATATGTCCACCTAAACTAAAAAGGAAAACGACATTCCAATGCTACCTTTGTGGAGACCCCATATGTCTACAATGCTGTAAAACAGTTTGTTCAAAATGTATGGGAtgctaa